The Faecalibacter sp. LW9 genome has a segment encoding these proteins:
- a CDS encoding ribonuclease Z: protein MSLELTILGFNSAVPTAYTHPTSQLLNIAERYFLIDCGEGTQVQLRKAKAKFNRINHIFISHLHGDHVFGLVGLISTLQLLGRDTPLYIHGPKGIEEFIMTQLRLTESNCSFEINFNELSGKKSVLVFEDEKVEVFSIPLNHRIYTNGYLFREKPKQRKLNMDAIEQYPEIEICDYQNLKNGRDFVMEDGSIIENEDLTFDGPRPLSYAYCSDTRYKPDIVPLIKGVDLLYHESTFLHEAKELATYTGHTTAKEAGMIAKQAEVRKLVLGHFSNRYHDYSVLLEEAKQEFENTVLPKLIGTIKIKE from the coding sequence TTGAGTTTAGAATTAACTATTCTTGGATTTAACTCGGCTGTCCCCACAGCGTACACGCATCCAACATCACAATTATTGAATATCGCAGAACGCTATTTTTTAATTGATTGTGGTGAAGGAACTCAGGTGCAATTAAGGAAAGCCAAAGCGAAATTCAATCGAATTAATCATATATTTATTTCGCATTTACATGGAGATCATGTGTTTGGTTTAGTAGGGTTAATTTCTACTTTACAATTATTAGGACGTGATACTCCCTTATATATTCATGGACCAAAAGGAATTGAAGAGTTCATTATGACGCAATTGCGATTGACCGAATCGAATTGCTCTTTTGAGATTAATTTTAATGAATTATCAGGAAAAAAATCGGTATTGGTTTTCGAAGATGAAAAAGTAGAGGTCTTTTCTATTCCATTAAATCATCGCATCTACACCAACGGATATTTGTTTCGTGAAAAACCAAAGCAGCGTAAATTAAATATGGACGCCATCGAACAATATCCAGAAATTGAAATTTGCGATTATCAAAATCTAAAAAATGGTCGTGATTTTGTTATGGAAGATGGATCGATCATCGAGAATGAGGACTTGACATTTGATGGACCTCGTCCCTTAAGCTATGCCTATTGTTCGGACACGCGCTATAAACCAGATATCGTTCCGCTGATAAAAGGAGTCGATTTATTGTATCATGAAAGCACATTCTTACACGAAGCGAAAGAATTGGCAACTTATACTGGTCATACCACAGCCAAAGAAGCAGGAATGATTGCTAAACAAGCCGAAGTCAGAAAATTGGTTTTAGGTCATTTTTCTAATCGTTATCATGATTACAGTGTTTTATTAGAAGAAGCAAAACAAGAATTTGAAAATACTGTTTTACCGAAATTAATTGGTACGATTAAAATCAAAGAATAA
- the rdgB gene encoding RdgB/HAM1 family non-canonical purine NTP pyrophosphatase, with product MELIFATHNQHKLEEVKQMLPQNIQFKSLTEINFHDEIEETGDTFKENARIKAQTIYQKTGVHVFADDSGLVIEGLNGAPGVYSARYAGTGKSEDNIAKVLEEMKGIENRKAYFIAVFCLILNGEEHFFEGRVNGTISTEILGADGFGYDPIFIPEGYTESFAQMTAEQKNSMSHRGRAVEQLNHYLTNINV from the coding sequence ATGGAACTTATTTTTGCTACACATAATCAACATAAATTAGAAGAAGTTAAACAAATGCTTCCTCAAAATATCCAGTTCAAATCATTAACTGAAATTAATTTTCATGATGAAATAGAAGAAACAGGTGATACATTTAAAGAAAATGCTCGCATCAAAGCTCAAACCATTTACCAAAAAACAGGAGTACATGTATTTGCTGACGATTCTGGTTTAGTAATTGAAGGATTAAATGGAGCTCCTGGCGTTTACTCAGCGCGTTATGCAGGTACGGGAAAGTCAGAAGATAATATTGCAAAGGTGTTAGAAGAAATGAAAGGTATTGAAAACCGTAAGGCTTACTTTATTGCTGTATTCTGTTTAATTTTAAATGGAGAAGAACATTTCTTTGAAGGACGAGTAAATGGAACGATTTCCACAGAAATATTAGGAGCAGATGGCTTTGGATACGATCCGATTTTTATTCCAGAAGGCTATACCGAATCATTTGCACAAATGACTGCTGAACAAAAAAACAGTATGAGCCATAGAGGACGAGCTGTTGAACAATTAAATCATTATTTAACCAACATAAACGTATAA
- a CDS encoding type II CAAX endopeptidase family protein gives MNNTNDSKLTSNSPIAFGIGRAFFYSLIAVFTLQILGAVIQFPAFFYPILNHVLLPFGFGLGLFAAIGILLGTLRTNSQFIIQDFKTKVSITEIILSVVIWISFLPLCEFLTTLIPTDGVLSDLYKNFETSFTMLLNYKVAGFIMVCILAPLLEEVLFRGIILKGMLNYKVNPVLAILISAIIFGMAHLNPWQFVGAVLLGCIFGFVYYRTKSLVLPVALHALNNLLSYTLMMQSNSMEESVFDTSDFISISIFTLFALVFCFILYRITHKKINL, from the coding sequence ATGAATAACACAAATGATTCGAAATTGACAAGTAATTCTCCTATTGCTTTCGGAATCGGAAGAGCCTTTTTTTATAGCTTAATTGCTGTTTTTACGTTACAAATTTTAGGTGCTGTTATCCAATTCCCTGCCTTTTTCTATCCCATACTCAACCATGTATTATTACCATTTGGATTTGGGCTAGGGTTATTCGCAGCAATTGGAATTCTATTAGGAACTTTACGAACCAATTCTCAATTCATTATTCAGGATTTCAAAACAAAAGTTTCGATCACCGAAATTATTTTGTCTGTGGTCATTTGGATTAGCTTTTTACCGTTATGCGAATTTTTAACCACATTGATTCCAACAGATGGGGTTTTAAGTGATTTGTACAAAAATTTTGAGACTTCTTTTACAATGCTATTGAATTATAAAGTAGCAGGATTTATAATGGTTTGCATTCTTGCGCCCTTGTTAGAAGAAGTTCTATTCCGCGGAATTATCCTAAAAGGAATGCTTAATTATAAAGTTAATCCCGTATTAGCGATTCTGATTAGCGCCATTATTTTTGGTATGGCTCACCTTAATCCTTGGCAGTTTGTAGGCGCTGTCCTTTTAGGATGTATATTTGGATTTGTTTATTATCGTACCAAATCATTGGTATTACCGGTTGCTTTACATGCCTTAAACAATCTTTTATCCTACACGCTCATGATGCAAAGCAACTCCATGGAAGAAAGTGTTTTTGATACTTCTGATTTTATAAGTATTAGTATATTCACCCTTTTCGCATTGGTTTTTTGCTTCATTTTATACCGTATAACACATAAAAAAATCAACTTGTAA
- the rlmH gene encoding 23S rRNA (pseudouridine(1915)-N(3))-methyltransferase RlmH, translating into MNITTICIGKTDEKAIELLLQKYENRLPSHINYQRIEIPDLKNRKNLSEIQQKQKEAEQILAKIVNTDYVIILDEKGKQPTSMQFAQDIQNYMNQSVKNLVFVIGGPYGFDETVYNRGNKKMSLSNMTFTHQMVRLFLTEQIYRGFSILQGKPYHHE; encoded by the coding sequence ATGAATATTACAACAATCTGCATCGGTAAAACAGACGAAAAAGCCATCGAATTGCTTCTTCAGAAATATGAAAATCGATTACCATCTCATATCAACTACCAACGAATTGAAATCCCTGACCTTAAAAATAGGAAGAATCTATCTGAAATTCAACAAAAACAAAAAGAAGCTGAACAAATTTTAGCTAAAATTGTGAATACCGATTATGTGATTATTTTGGATGAGAAAGGAAAGCAACCTACATCTATGCAGTTTGCTCAAGATATCCAAAATTATATGAATCAATCGGTAAAAAATTTGGTTTTTGTCATTGGTGGTCCTTATGGTTTTGATGAAACAGTTTATAACCGTGGAAATAAAAAAATGTCACTTTCTAATATGACGTTTACTCATCAAATGGTTCGATTATTTTTAACTGAACAAATCTACCGCGGATTTAGTATATTGCAGGGTAAACCATACCACCATGAATAA
- a CDS encoding YihY/virulence factor BrkB family protein, giving the protein MSIIQTFKTYSGYNSIKSWTQSTMINAELHISMYDFLKVFWIRVMKGNFPLRSAAVSWIIFFSMFPFILFLFSILPHLPYYLEIKKLLFTQFLPQLLPHHVSNEVIAYVDKTTTEQGNKKVDWYLILVTIFMSSNAIQGIINSFNVSYQNVYVKRKNSTSRIISIVLTLFFTFFIIIQVGIAYYSSVIWKYMTKVDFLSILGQFSYLINYFSIFMFYFISMCMLYTFGPNHKKTKSTVIPGALLTSILFVLTVIGFNLYLKKFTNIDLLYGSLGLVMIMMIFVYFNVILMLVGYELNMSINYAKNYSKLSDIKSENVIRLNTEEI; this is encoded by the coding sequence ATGAGCATTATCCAAACTTTTAAAACTTATTCAGGATATAATTCAATTAAAAGTTGGACACAATCCACAATGATTAATGCTGAATTGCATATTTCCATGTACGATTTCCTAAAAGTGTTTTGGATTCGAGTAATGAAAGGTAATTTTCCATTACGTTCAGCAGCCGTATCATGGATTATTTTCTTTAGTATGTTTCCTTTTATTTTATTCTTGTTTAGTATTCTACCGCATTTGCCCTATTATTTAGAAATCAAAAAATTGTTATTCACCCAATTTTTACCTCAATTACTTCCGCATCATGTCAGTAATGAAGTGATTGCATATGTTGATAAAACAACGACTGAACAGGGAAATAAAAAAGTGGATTGGTATTTAATTTTGGTAACTATATTTATGTCATCCAATGCCATTCAAGGAATTATCAATTCTTTTAATGTTTCATACCAAAATGTTTACGTTAAACGAAAGAATTCAACTTCTCGCATTATATCCATCGTGTTGACTTTATTCTTTACATTTTTTATTATTATTCAAGTGGGGATTGCTTATTATTCTTCAGTCATTTGGAAATACATGACCAAAGTAGATTTCCTATCCATATTGGGGCAATTTTCATATTTAATCAATTATTTTTCCATTTTTATGTTTTATTTTATTTCCATGTGTATGTTGTATACGTTTGGACCAAACCATAAAAAGACTAAAAGTACAGTGATCCCTGGAGCATTATTAACATCGATTTTATTTGTGTTGACCGTGATTGGATTTAATTTGTATCTAAAGAAATTTACCAACATCGATTTATTGTACGGCTCATTAGGATTAGTAATGATTATGATGATTTTTGTCTATTTTAATGTCATTCTAATGTTGGTAGGGTACGAATTAAATATGTCGATTAATTATGCAAAAAACTATTCGAAATTAAGCGATATCAAAAGTGAAAATGTAATTCGATTAAATACAGAAGAAATTTAA
- a CDS encoding ion transporter: protein MEKYEKERLRQRIFDTVFEANTRQGKLFDICLLLLILISVGMIMLESIPSINARYHKVLIISEWILTSLFTIEYGLRIFSVKKPWRYIFSFYGIIDLLSILPFYIGLFFPAGKFLANIRILRLLRVFRIFGLTQFTHGKNVLVLGLKESRNKIIVFLSFVMLIVIVIGSIMYMVERNHPESGFTSIPISIYWAVVTLTTVGYGDISPVTGFGQFLASVVMIIGYGIIAVPTGIVTMEMNKFSNQEVPKNTEMCPSCGDDYHLDGAKYCKTCGGKLNY from the coding sequence ATGGAAAAATACGAAAAAGAACGTTTAAGACAACGTATTTTCGATACCGTTTTTGAAGCGAATACGCGACAAGGCAAATTATTTGACATTTGTTTACTCCTTCTTATACTTATCAGCGTTGGAATGATAATGCTTGAATCTATTCCATCCATCAATGCTCGATACCATAAAGTATTAATCATTTCTGAATGGATTTTAACCAGTTTATTTACCATCGAATATGGTCTCCGTATTTTTTCGGTCAAAAAACCATGGCGATATATTTTTAGTTTTTATGGAATAATCGATTTATTATCCATTCTTCCATTTTATATAGGATTATTCTTCCCAGCAGGAAAATTCTTAGCCAACATTCGAATTCTACGTTTACTTCGTGTATTCCGTATATTTGGATTAACACAATTCACACATGGTAAAAATGTACTTGTGTTGGGGTTAAAAGAAAGTCGAAACAAAATCATTGTCTTCCTTTCTTTTGTTATGCTTATTGTTATTGTCATTGGATCCATCATGTATATGGTCGAACGCAATCATCCCGAATCTGGTTTTACGAGTATACCAATCAGTATTTATTGGGCTGTTGTTACACTGACAACTGTTGGTTATGGTGATATTTCTCCCGTTACAGGATTTGGACAATTTTTAGCTTCTGTAGTGATGATTATCGGTTATGGAATCATTGCTGTTCCTACTGGTATAGTGACGATGGAAATGAATAAATTTTCAAATCAAGAGGTTCCAAAAAATACTGAAATGTGCCCGAGTTGTGGAGATGATTATCATTTGGATGGCGCTAAATATTGTAAAACTTGTGGTGGCAAATTAAATTATTAA
- a CDS encoding TIGR01777 family oxidoreductase, translating to MNILLTGGTGFIGDQLVRQLIEKGHKVRILTREKEVEPPYYSWSKSSIDEKVFENLDGIIHLAGAPLLNPWTKSYKKEIIDSRVDTANLLFNKVKEFNIPLKFFVSAGGASYYGQNTSNQIFEEGDSPGNDFLAEVCVQWENAAFQFEQLGTRVVVIRTPMVLDRKADAYRKMKTPTQFGLGACLGSGKQWTTWIHLEDLCRIYSAAIENENYKGPINAVTNDQMTHKIFMDRLAHHLHTKIRLPNIPSALVKIGMGEKAVIILEGSRLSNLKLSQNHFTFKYPTLDKALNEIIAK from the coding sequence ATGAATATACTTCTTACGGGTGGAACTGGATTTATTGGTGATCAATTAGTACGTCAATTAATTGAAAAAGGGCATAAAGTTCGTATTCTAACACGCGAAAAAGAAGTGGAGCCGCCCTATTATTCTTGGAGTAAATCATCAATTGATGAAAAAGTATTTGAAAATTTGGATGGTATCATTCATCTAGCGGGTGCTCCATTATTAAATCCGTGGACCAAATCATATAAAAAAGAAATAATAGATAGCCGTGTGGATACAGCAAATTTATTATTTAATAAAGTAAAAGAATTCAATATTCCGTTGAAATTTTTTGTTTCTGCAGGGGGGGCTAGTTACTATGGTCAAAATACATCGAACCAAATTTTTGAAGAAGGAGACTCACCCGGAAATGATTTTTTAGCAGAAGTATGCGTTCAATGGGAAAATGCCGCATTTCAATTTGAGCAATTAGGAACTCGTGTTGTTGTGATTCGCACACCGATGGTATTGGATCGAAAAGCAGACGCCTATCGTAAAATGAAAACTCCTACACAATTTGGTTTGGGAGCTTGCTTAGGTTCTGGGAAACAATGGACGACTTGGATTCATTTAGAAGATTTGTGCCGAATTTATAGTGCTGCCATCGAAAATGAAAATTACAAAGGTCCAATAAATGCAGTAACAAATGATCAGATGACGCATAAAATATTTATGGATAGATTAGCTCATCATTTACATACTAAGATTCGTCTTCCGAATATTCCTTCGGCTTTGGTAAAAATCGGAATGGGAGAGAAGGCAGTTATAATTTTAGAAGGATCACGATTATCGAATCTGAAATTAAGCCAAAACCATTTTACATTTAAATATCCCACTTTAGATAAAGCTCTAAATGAAATAATTGCAAAATGA
- a CDS encoding DUF3857 domain-containing protein produces the protein MQFKLLLPTLLIGMLFSNVSGQKSLPGFKKLTPHQLELKEVSFEKDASAVILDEDGFLDLSDGGYQLTTKRRIKILDESAINEGNIRLIFYGKDKIQHIGSVRAQAINLVNGEYVSSPVQDKDIYTVDINSLYKAVQFAVPNVKVGTIIEYQYILSSQPIYKIDAWEFQHDYPTLESTLKIKNMFSTGYGKLFSGNKLLSKYNNKIEGDTWTLNDIPSSKLIKYVLNPKNQLEAIYLQSSNLRHWTDLKKDLKDIYYLTENPSSVKSFANAISNGATEKETLDQVVNHFNNHFKWNKIYGIYASKSQKDIILERTGNQAELNLLFRQVLKQKGINADLVLLSSRKNGKLLTKYPFLQQFDNVVNKVVLNDGSSYLINIVDVPKNDYKYAPLYLFNDYGFVMDDGREENFVQMHQFLSVHDVDFKYNFQDGKLKEVRKDHLTGYHYNEQISDAREMISTHVKSPVSMNYDGTSNAFQFKDGKYSITHQSEVNTSSLGAFYTLQNPLKNFISLYTFEEEKRLYPIEFNFPYYYKILVTSEIPDGFEVLISNKFNQTIRTNDQLIYSQTFAQKGNVLQVLYEFYLGQSNFPASDYQVLKEHFTKIQTEIQKEITLKKK, from the coding sequence ATGCAATTTAAATTACTACTACCTACACTATTAATTGGAATGTTATTCTCTAATGTTTCAGGTCAAAAATCATTACCGGGTTTTAAAAAGTTAACGCCTCATCAACTTGAACTAAAAGAAGTTTCGTTCGAAAAAGATGCTTCTGCGGTTATCCTCGATGAAGATGGATTCTTGGATCTTTCGGACGGAGGTTATCAATTAACCACCAAAAGGAGAATTAAAATTTTAGATGAAAGCGCGATAAATGAAGGCAATATCCGTTTGATATTTTATGGTAAAGATAAAATACAGCACATAGGTTCGGTAAGAGCTCAAGCCATTAATCTGGTAAATGGAGAATATGTCAGCTCTCCTGTTCAAGACAAAGATATTTATACCGTAGATATTAACTCGTTGTACAAAGCGGTTCAATTTGCTGTTCCTAATGTTAAAGTGGGAACAATTATCGAATATCAATACATTTTAAGTAGTCAACCAATTTATAAAATTGATGCATGGGAATTTCAGCATGATTATCCTACGCTAGAAAGTACCCTGAAAATTAAAAATATGTTCAGTACAGGTTATGGGAAATTATTTTCTGGAAATAAATTATTGAGCAAATACAACAATAAAATAGAAGGAGATACGTGGACTTTAAATGATATTCCAAGTTCTAAACTAATTAAATATGTTCTGAATCCAAAAAACCAACTGGAAGCGATTTATTTGCAATCTTCAAATCTACGTCATTGGACTGATCTTAAAAAAGATTTAAAAGATATATACTACTTAACGGAGAATCCTTCATCTGTTAAATCATTTGCAAATGCTATATCGAATGGAGCTACAGAAAAAGAAACATTAGATCAAGTAGTGAACCATTTTAATAACCATTTTAAATGGAATAAAATTTACGGAATTTATGCCTCAAAATCTCAGAAGGACATTATTCTTGAACGTACCGGTAATCAGGCGGAACTAAATTTATTGTTTCGACAAGTTTTAAAACAAAAAGGAATTAATGCTGATTTGGTATTACTTTCTTCGCGCAAAAACGGAAAATTATTAACAAAATACCCTTTTCTTCAACAATTTGATAACGTAGTGAATAAGGTAGTGCTAAATGATGGTTCTAGTTATTTGATAAATATTGTTGATGTTCCGAAAAATGATTACAAGTATGCCCCACTTTATCTCTTCAATGATTATGGATTTGTTATGGATGATGGTAGAGAGGAAAATTTTGTACAAATGCATCAATTTTTATCCGTACATGATGTAGACTTCAAATATAATTTTCAAGATGGAAAATTGAAAGAAGTCCGTAAAGATCATCTGACAGGATATCATTACAATGAACAAATTTCTGATGCTAGAGAAATGATTTCAACGCATGTGAAATCACCTGTTTCTATGAATTATGATGGAACGAGTAATGCTTTTCAATTTAAAGATGGTAAATATTCGATTACTCATCAATCAGAAGTAAATACCTCTTCATTAGGAGCATTTTATACCTTACAAAATCCGTTAAAAAATTTCATATCCTTATATACGTTTGAAGAAGAAAAAAGATTATACCCTATAGAATTTAATTTTCCTTACTATTATAAAATATTAGTAACATCAGAAATTCCAGATGGTTTTGAAGTTTTAATTTCAAATAAGTTTAATCAGACCATTCGTACGAATGATCAATTAATATATAGCCAAACCTTTGCTCAAAAAGGGAATGTTTTACAAGTATTATATGAATTTTATTTAGGCCAATCTAATTTTCCTGCTTCGGATTATCAAGTGTTGAAAGAACATTTTACTAAAATTCAAACGGAAATCCAAAAAGAAATTACTCTAAAAAAGAAATAA
- a CDS encoding transposase — MIQSMSRKGNYLDNAIIENFFGTLKSKLFYLKKFNSIEQLKKEIKQYIYYYNNERIKSNLNKMSPIEYRTHFYNN; from the coding sequence ATTATTCAAAGTATGAGTCGAAAAGGAAATTATTTGGATAATGCAATTATTGAAAATTTCTTTGGTACATTAAAATCAAAATTATTTTACTTGAAAAAATTTAATTCAATAGAACAACTTAAAAAAGAAATTAAACAATATATTTACTATTACAACAACGAAAGAATTAAATCAAATCTAAACAAAATGAGCCCGATTGAATATCGAACTCATTTTTATAATAATTAA
- a CDS encoding transposase produces MGRKEKFTLEFKYQCVLEVLEASQSERTVSKKYNINQKLVNDWVRIYRYNGLNDLLPKKYTSYDSNFKLKVIQTIEEENLSLFEAGLRFGVPSKKTIIDWQRNYAKFGINGLKSKPRGRPSTMNKSEYKQLKSKKVLTKEEELLLEIECLRCENAYLKKFNALVQEEENKRKNWGASHCRIKA; encoded by the coding sequence ATGGGAAGAAAAGAGAAATTTACATTAGAATTTAAATACCAATGTGTACTTGAAGTTTTAGAAGCTTCACAATCAGAACGAACAGTATCAAAGAAATATAATATCAATCAAAAATTAGTGAATGATTGGGTAAGAATCTATCGATACAATGGTTTAAATGATTTACTACCCAAAAAATATACAAGCTATGATTCAAATTTTAAACTAAAGGTTATACAAACGATCGAAGAAGAAAATCTCTCTCTATTTGAAGCAGGTTTACGATTTGGAGTACCTAGCAAAAAAACAATTATTGATTGGCAACGAAATTATGCTAAATTTGGTATTAACGGCTTAAAATCTAAACCAAGAGGTCGTCCAAGTACAATGAATAAGTCTGAATATAAGCAATTAAAATCTAAAAAGGTATTAACAAAGGAAGAAGAACTTTTGTTAGAAATAGAATGTTTACGTTGTGAAAATGCTTATTTAAAAAAGTTCAATGCTTTAGTTCAAGAGGAGGAAAACAAGCGCAAAAACTGGGGCGCAAGCCATTGTAGAATTAAGGCATGA
- a CDS encoding Na/Pi symporter → MHILIQILQILGAIALFIFAIKFLSENLQAISGSNFKRTINSITPNNFSTIVAGTLFTTTLQSSSAASVFILGFINAGIINLKKAFGLILGANIGTTLTLWFVYLGLTFDFLMIALPLLFLALPLYWAKKKNIRKSGGILIALSLLFIAIHFIKLFLPSFEGEDVQHLILNLNQYGILTQLIFIGIGFGLTLLVHFSTATITIALLLIGKGLPIELAAMLVLGANIGTTITAHLVAVIGNYQTKMVAGFHTIFNIVCAILFLFVGEYLLAFIKMFTSNDSILLITFDILCNIIGVILFYPFLGQIVKFCHQKLKANSYINEQKVEFFSIPFGTNSDLYRHETNKKMIRLAGTTRQIVHTLGRMITESDEEKMIIFRERIYQLEKDGDDLEYEVKTFLNEISDLDLPNENRFEVHQLITLCNHLESVGDIAIKIASIHRKRRITNSYFTPRMRDYLIVLQNQLDQATTILNQNISENQFEISIKEAEIIERSINATYKDAENNLMRTIDKEKLATLSALYYKEMIQHYEQLGDHLFRANKTIAKLNEQ, encoded by the coding sequence ATGCACATTCTGATCCAAATTTTACAGATTTTAGGCGCGATTGCCTTGTTTATTTTTGCAATAAAATTTTTGAGCGAAAATTTACAAGCTATATCCGGCTCTAATTTTAAACGAACAATTAATTCGATTACTCCTAATAATTTTTCGACTATTGTAGCCGGAACATTATTTACAACCACATTACAATCCTCTTCTGCTGCATCTGTATTTATATTAGGATTTATTAATGCTGGTATAATTAATTTGAAAAAAGCTTTTGGATTAATTTTAGGTGCAAACATTGGAACCACCCTTACCCTTTGGTTTGTTTATTTAGGATTAACATTCGATTTTCTGATGATTGCTTTGCCTCTTCTTTTCTTGGCCTTACCTTTATATTGGGCTAAAAAGAAAAACATTCGTAAATCGGGTGGAATTCTTATTGCACTCTCGCTTCTTTTCATTGCTATCCATTTTATCAAATTATTTTTACCGAGTTTTGAAGGAGAAGATGTTCAACATCTTATTCTAAATTTAAATCAATACGGAATTTTAACTCAATTGATATTTATTGGAATTGGGTTTGGTTTAACCCTTCTGGTGCATTTTTCAACTGCTACTATAACAATTGCTCTATTATTAATTGGTAAAGGCTTACCCATTGAATTGGCGGCCATGTTGGTTTTAGGAGCAAATATAGGAACAACCATTACTGCCCATTTGGTTGCTGTTATTGGAAATTACCAAACCAAGATGGTTGCCGGATTTCATACAATTTTCAATATTGTTTGTGCGATCTTATTTTTGTTTGTGGGCGAATACCTTTTAGCTTTCATTAAAATGTTTACTTCCAATGATAGCATCCTACTCATTACTTTTGATATCCTTTGCAATATCATCGGAGTCATTCTTTTTTATCCCTTCTTAGGTCAAATCGTTAAATTTTGTCATCAAAAATTAAAAGCTAACTCTTATATTAATGAACAAAAAGTAGAATTCTTTTCCATTCCATTTGGTACAAATTCTGATTTATACCGCCACGAAACCAATAAAAAGATGATTCGTTTAGCAGGTACTACCCGTCAAATAGTACATACCTTAGGCCGAATGATTACAGAAAGTGATGAAGAAAAAATGATCATCTTTAGGGAACGCATCTACCAACTGGAAAAAGATGGAGACGATTTAGAATATGAAGTAAAAACATTTTTAAATGAAATCTCTGATTTAGATTTGCCGAATGAAAACCGTTTTGAGGTCCATCAATTAATTACTTTATGTAATCATCTGGAATCGGTAGGCGATATTGCCATTAAAATAGCGTCCATCCATCGCAAACGACGAATCACAAACAGTTATTTTACGCCAAGAATGAGAGATTATTTAATTGTTTTACAGAATCAATTGGATCAGGCGACCACTATACTCAATCAAAATATTAGCGAAAATCAATTCGAAATATCCATAAAAGAAGCCGAAATCATTGAACGTTCTATCAATGCTACGTATAAAGATGCAGAAAACAATTTGATGCGTACGATTGATAAAGAAAAGTTAGCAACGCTAAGTGCATTGTATTACAAAGAAATGATTCAGCATTACGAGCAGTTGGGAGATCATTTATTCCGCGCCAATAAAACAATTGCAAAACTAAATGAGCAATAG